In Aquimarina sp. TRL1, a single window of DNA contains:
- a CDS encoding DUF5916 domain-containing protein: MNLQFPLRISLLLLFFSTAVIAQDKKVLTATRIDTPPTIDGILTDKIWDELPSFGDFHMWQPGNDGDIPSSIRSEVKMGYDDKAVYFAAYLYDDKPEQILRQISQRDDVFVQADFFVISLNTYNDGLNETRFFVTSAGTIGDARADQFQEDFSYNVVFDAKVSIDEKGWYAEFKIPYNALRFPDTEIQDWGINFYRKLSRQNETHTWNRIDNSIGQQTQYSGIVEGVKNITPPIRLTFFPFAQVVETFKEGKAKTDFTAGMDLKYGISNSFTLDATLIPDFGQAAFDEVRLNLGPFEQTFDENRQFFTEGTELFNKGDIFFSRRIGNAPTKRVSDDELSENEVAEDVPAKVNLLNALKISGRTKDNLGIGFFNAVTEKTEVTITDTVSLETRKKVVESLANYNILVFDQQFNNNSSISLINTNVTRNGSDFRDANVTGLVWNLTNKRNSYRLTGRTIMSQVNTPGDNIAGFATEIDFDRIKGNFRYGFGYDLANTSYDINDMGVNFRNNFNNFRVNASYESFKPVGWFNKYRVNVFVRHNRLYDPSTQTRNVFGGNAFFSTKNRTAFGGFTSFNTKNKDYFEPRVSGKFVLINPSYGGSMWISTDYRKKFAFDADLRYRKWFDDPRRFYRMEFSPRFRFSDRFLLILFSQYLRSDNEFGYVDNDDTDVFFGQRDITSLENSISASYNFDPFKSINLRFRNFWSTADYSDNIFTRLNDNGTRSLIENYDISENDPNRNFNIWNLDLSFNWRFAPGSLATLLYRNQIFNQDELSDIDYIESLDTLFDQNITHNVSLRIVYFLDVNNVKEFF; this comes from the coding sequence ATGAATTTGCAATTTCCTCTAAGAATAAGCCTTCTTCTTTTATTCTTTAGTACCGCTGTAATCGCACAAGATAAAAAGGTATTAACTGCGACAAGAATTGATACTCCCCCTACTATAGATGGCATTCTTACGGATAAGATTTGGGATGAACTTCCTTCTTTTGGAGATTTTCATATGTGGCAACCTGGAAATGACGGTGATATTCCTTCTTCAATTCGAAGTGAAGTAAAAATGGGATATGATGATAAAGCTGTTTATTTTGCTGCATATTTATATGATGACAAACCGGAACAAATTTTACGACAAATTAGTCAAAGGGATGATGTTTTTGTTCAAGCTGATTTTTTTGTTATTTCTTTAAACACCTATAATGACGGTTTAAACGAGACGCGTTTTTTTGTAACCAGTGCTGGTACCATCGGGGATGCCCGTGCTGATCAGTTTCAAGAAGATTTTAGTTATAATGTAGTATTTGATGCCAAAGTATCTATTGATGAAAAGGGATGGTATGCTGAGTTCAAAATCCCGTATAATGCCCTCCGGTTCCCTGATACAGAAATACAGGATTGGGGGATCAATTTCTATAGAAAATTAAGTCGTCAGAACGAAACACATACCTGGAATAGAATTGATAACTCAATAGGACAGCAAACACAATATTCAGGAATAGTAGAAGGCGTTAAAAATATAACTCCTCCTATTCGTCTGACCTTTTTCCCTTTTGCTCAGGTTGTAGAAACCTTTAAAGAAGGAAAAGCAAAAACTGATTTTACTGCCGGAATGGATCTAAAGTACGGTATCAGTAACAGTTTCACACTGGATGCTACCCTTATCCCTGATTTTGGACAAGCTGCTTTTGATGAAGTCCGGTTAAACTTAGGTCCATTCGAACAGACCTTTGATGAAAACAGGCAATTTTTTACTGAAGGAACAGAACTTTTTAATAAAGGAGATATTTTCTTCTCCAGGCGTATAGGAAATGCTCCTACCAAAAGAGTTTCTGATGATGAACTTTCGGAAAATGAAGTAGCAGAAGATGTTCCTGCAAAGGTAAATCTGCTCAATGCGTTAAAAATTTCGGGAAGAACCAAAGATAATTTAGGAATCGGCTTCTTTAATGCTGTCACCGAAAAAACCGAAGTCACTATTACAGATACTGTCTCGCTAGAAACAAGAAAAAAAGTAGTTGAGTCCCTAGCTAATTATAATATTCTGGTATTTGACCAACAATTTAATAACAATTCCTCTATCTCTCTGATCAATACTAATGTCACCAGAAATGGTAGTGACTTCAGAGATGCTAATGTTACTGGACTGGTATGGAACTTAACAAATAAAAGGAATTCTTACCGGTTAACCGGTAGAACTATAATGAGTCAGGTTAATACTCCCGGAGATAATATTGCTGGTTTTGCAACTGAAATTGATTTTGATCGAATTAAAGGAAATTTCAGATATGGTTTTGGATATGACCTAGCCAATACTTCATATGACATTAACGATATGGGGGTTAATTTCAGAAATAATTTTAACAATTTTAGAGTAAATGCTTCTTATGAAAGTTTTAAACCTGTAGGCTGGTTTAACAAATATCGGGTCAATGTATTTGTACGACATAATCGATTGTATGACCCCAGTACACAAACAAGGAATGTATTTGGCGGAAATGCTTTCTTCAGTACTAAAAACCGAACTGCATTCGGTGGGTTTACTTCTTTTAATACTAAAAATAAAGACTATTTCGAACCCAGAGTTTCCGGTAAATTTGTATTGATTAATCCGAGTTACGGAGGATCTATGTGGATATCTACTGATTACAGAAAAAAATTCGCTTTTGATGCTGATCTCCGCTATAGAAAATGGTTCGATGACCCAAGACGATTTTATAGAATGGAATTCTCTCCTAGGTTTCGGTTTTCTGATCGTTTTCTGCTCATTCTCTTTTCTCAATATCTAAGATCTGATAATGAGTTTGGCTATGTAGATAATGATGATACAGATGTATTTTTTGGTCAAAGGGATATTACTTCTTTAGAAAACTCCATTAGTGCCAGCTATAATTTTGATCCCTTTAAATCAATCAACTTAAGGTTTAGAAACTTTTGGAGCACTGCTGATTATTCTGATAATATCTTTACGCGATTAAATGATAATGGGACCCGTTCTTTGATTGAGAATTATGATATCTCTGAGAATGATCCTAATCGAAATTTCAACATTTGGAATTTAGACCTTAGTTTTAACTGGAGATTTGCTCCCGGAAGTCTTGCTACTCTTCTATACCGAAATCAAATTTTTAATCAGGATGAGCTCTCTGATATTGATTATATAGAAAGCCTGGATACCCTATTTGATCAGAACATTACTCATAATGTATCCCTGCGCATTGTTTACTTTCTGGACGTAAATAATGTAAAAGAATTCTTTTAA
- the folE gene encoding GTP cyclohydrolase I FolE, with amino-acid sequence MAYKNFEEYNIKVTESIKNEYRSIIEDIGEDVEREGIVKTPERAAKAMQFLTQGYHLNPEEILRGAMFKEDYDDMVIVKDIELYSLCEHHMLPFFGKAHVAYIPNGYIVGLSKIPRIVDVFSRRLQVQERLTHDILECINSTLQPKGVAVVIEASHMCMMMRGVQKQNSVTTTSGFRGQFEKIETRTEFLRLITADLT; translated from the coding sequence ATGGCGTATAAAAATTTTGAAGAATACAATATAAAAGTTACTGAAAGTATTAAAAATGAATACAGGTCGATAATAGAAGATATAGGAGAGGATGTAGAAAGAGAAGGAATTGTAAAAACCCCAGAAAGAGCAGCTAAGGCGATGCAATTTCTTACCCAGGGATATCACCTTAACCCGGAAGAAATTCTAAGAGGTGCTATGTTTAAGGAAGATTATGATGATATGGTTATAGTGAAAGACATTGAACTGTATTCCTTATGTGAGCATCATATGTTGCCTTTTTTTGGGAAAGCACATGTTGCTTATATACCTAATGGATATATAGTAGGTTTGAGCAAAATTCCAAGAATTGTCGATGTGTTTTCCAGAAGATTGCAAGTACAGGAACGATTGACGCATGATATTTTGGAATGCATTAATAGTACTTTACAGCCTAAGGGAGTGGCAGTAGTTATTGAAGCATCTCATATGTGCATGATGATGAGAGGAGTTCAGAAACAAAATTCAGTTACTACAACTTCTGGTTTTAGAGGACAGTTCGAAAAAATAGAAACAAGAACGGAGTTTTTGAGGTTGATTACAGCCGATTTGACATAG
- a CDS encoding outer membrane beta-barrel protein: protein MKRIALLLVLIISSMASYGQYRWEVTGGLLRSKMDHQNVETVFSNGFYLNAGYGYMLDNRARSSIVFSFELLQRNSKITESNTGLGVAYGDQFQALQVGFSPKFRYFIGGEEFRVFANVGPSFRVNTGFEIGDQKLESDQYEQIIISGVYGVGASWGIGEMVDVMAEAGITNDFVDNLVDVESKFFDYYARIGIRFRIYDATR from the coding sequence ATGAAAAGAATAGCACTTTTACTAGTACTAATTATTTCCTCAATGGCTTCTTACGGACAGTATCGATGGGAAGTAACAGGAGGTTTACTCCGATCCAAAATGGATCATCAGAATGTAGAGACTGTTTTTAGTAATGGTTTTTATTTAAATGCCGGCTATGGATATATGTTGGATAACAGAGCCAGATCCAGTATTGTATTTTCTTTTGAATTATTACAGCGAAATAGTAAAATAACCGAGAGTAATACTGGATTAGGAGTTGCCTATGGAGATCAGTTTCAAGCACTACAGGTAGGGTTCAGTCCTAAGTTTCGGTATTTTATAGGAGGAGAAGAGTTCAGAGTCTTTGCTAATGTAGGACCTTCTTTTAGAGTAAATACCGGTTTTGAAATTGGAGATCAGAAATTAGAATCGGATCAATATGAACAAATTATCATTAGTGGTGTTTATGGAGTAGGAGCAAGTTGGGGAATTGGAGAAATGGTAGATGTGATGGCAGAAGCAGGGATCACAAATGATTTCGTAGATAACCTGGTAGATGTAGAAAGTAAATTTTTTGATTATTATGCCCGTATAGGAATTAGGTTCAGGATATACGATGCAACGAGATAA
- a CDS encoding D-2-hydroxyacid dehydrogenase — MKVLANDGVSKSGVQALENAGFEVITTNVAQDQLVDYINQNEITVLLVRSATKVRTDIIDNCPSLRVIGRGGVGMDNIDVAYAREKGLSVINTPAASSGSVAELVFAHLYSGVRFLHDSNRNMPLEGDSKFKVLKKAYAAGTELRGKTLGIIGIGRIGQATAKIALGVGMKVIAYDPFIEEVSIPLEFYDGQKVTFDIKTISKEEVLKNSDFITLHVPAQKEYVIGKGEIELMKNEAGIINASRGGVIDEVALVDALDKGKLGFSGLDVFENEPTPAIKVLMNSKISLTPHIGAATGEAQDRIGKELAEQIIDILK; from the coding sequence ATGAAAGTATTAGCTAATGACGGGGTTTCTAAAAGCGGAGTTCAAGCGCTGGAAAATGCCGGTTTTGAAGTAATTACTACCAATGTAGCACAAGATCAGTTGGTAGATTATATTAATCAAAATGAAATTACAGTATTATTGGTACGCAGTGCTACCAAAGTGCGAACAGATATTATTGATAACTGCCCTTCTCTGAGAGTTATTGGTCGTGGAGGAGTAGGAATGGATAATATTGATGTAGCCTACGCCAGAGAAAAAGGATTGAGTGTTATCAATACCCCTGCAGCTTCTTCGGGATCAGTTGCAGAATTGGTATTTGCACATTTGTATAGTGGGGTTCGTTTTTTACACGACTCTAACAGAAATATGCCACTGGAAGGCGACAGTAAATTCAAAGTATTAAAGAAAGCATATGCTGCCGGAACTGAATTACGAGGAAAAACCCTAGGAATTATAGGAATTGGAAGAATCGGACAAGCAACTGCTAAAATTGCTTTAGGAGTTGGAATGAAAGTGATCGCTTATGATCCTTTTATTGAAGAGGTTAGCATTCCTTTAGAGTTTTATGATGGACAAAAGGTAACCTTTGACATAAAAACTATTTCCAAAGAAGAAGTACTTAAAAATTCAGATTTTATTACCCTGCACGTACCTGCTCAGAAAGAGTATGTAATCGGTAAAGGAGAAATCGAACTTATGAAAAATGAAGCAGGAATTATCAATGCTTCACGGGGAGGAGTTATTGACGAGGTTGCTCTTGTCGATGCACTTGACAAAGGAAAACTAGGTTTTTCTGGCTTAGATGTATTTGAAAATGAACCAACTCCTGCAATAAAAGTATTAATGAACTCGAAAATATCTCTTACTCCTCATATCGGTGCTGCTACCGGAGAAGCACAAGATCGAATCGGGAAAGAGCTTGCAGAACAAATTATCGATATTTTAAAGTAA
- a CDS encoding DUF6146 family protein, which produces MKTILQISLLFIFIYSCSSTNKGKDMNAPITTDIASDTIRISNDSLSYEIIIIEPGFNAWLVTQRPRGFYSKQFLANRNRQYVIEYNQRVLQPQRFNPNIYEQQINYQSNIDYGYEVNYLLFNYFLFLEQRYRQRFILTRS; this is translated from the coding sequence ATGAAAACTATCCTACAAATATCATTACTCTTCATTTTTATTTATAGTTGTTCTTCTACAAATAAAGGAAAAGATATGAATGCTCCAATCACCACAGATATTGCTTCTGATACGATTAGAATTAGCAATGATAGTCTGTCATATGAAATTATCATTATAGAGCCCGGATTCAATGCCTGGCTAGTAACCCAAAGACCCAGAGGATTTTACTCTAAACAATTTCTTGCGAATCGAAACAGACAATATGTAATTGAATACAATCAACGAGTATTACAACCTCAGCGATTTAACCCCAATATATACGAGCAACAAATCAATTATCAAAGCAATATTGATTATGGATATGAAGTAAATTACTTACTGTTTAATTACTTCTTATTCTTAGAGCAGCGGTATCGACAACGATTCATATTAACAAGATCTTAA
- the serC gene encoding 3-phosphoserine/phosphohydroxythreonine transaminase, translated as MKKHNFSAGPCILPQDVFKEASQAILDFNNSGLSILEISHRSKDFVDVMEEARSLALELLGLEGKGYKALFLQGGASTQFLMTAQNLLSKKAGYINTGTWSSKAIKEAKLFGEVVEVASSKDANFNYIPKGYDIPTDLDYLHLTSNNTIFGTQIKEFPTTNVPLVCDMSSDIFSRQLDFSKFSLIYAGAQKNMGPAGATLVIIKEDILGQIEREIPSMLDYQIHISKGSMFNTPPVFAVYTSMLTLRWVKKMGGIAAVEELNEKKAKLIYSEIDVNPLFQGFAAIEDRSDMNATFKLVDGDLKEAFDSMWNEAGINGLNGHRSVGGYRASIYNALSLDSVAVLVDVMGDLERKA; from the coding sequence ATGAAAAAGCACAATTTTAGCGCTGGACCTTGTATCTTACCACAAGATGTATTTAAAGAAGCTTCTCAAGCCATATTAGATTTTAATAATTCCGGCCTTTCCATTTTAGAGATATCGCATCGTAGCAAAGATTTTGTTGATGTTATGGAGGAAGCCAGAAGCTTAGCATTAGAGCTTTTAGGGCTAGAAGGTAAAGGATATAAAGCGCTATTTCTTCAGGGGGGAGCCAGTACACAGTTCTTAATGACCGCTCAGAACCTACTCAGTAAAAAAGCGGGATATATCAATACCGGAACTTGGAGTAGTAAAGCGATCAAAGAAGCAAAGTTATTTGGTGAAGTAGTAGAAGTTGCTTCTTCTAAAGATGCTAATTTTAACTACATCCCAAAAGGTTATGACATTCCAACAGATTTGGATTACCTACACCTAACCAGTAATAACACTATTTTTGGAACTCAAATAAAAGAGTTCCCTACAACCAATGTTCCTTTGGTCTGTGATATGAGTAGTGATATTTTTTCCAGACAATTAGATTTTTCCAAGTTTAGTTTAATTTATGCTGGAGCACAAAAAAATATGGGACCGGCGGGAGCAACATTGGTGATTATAAAAGAAGATATCCTCGGGCAGATAGAAAGAGAAATCCCTTCTATGCTGGACTATCAGATTCATATAAGTAAAGGCAGTATGTTTAATACACCTCCTGTATTCGCCGTATACACTTCTATGCTTACATTGAGATGGGTAAAGAAAATGGGAGGAATTGCTGCTGTAGAAGAACTCAATGAGAAAAAGGCTAAACTGATATATTCTGAAATAGATGTCAACCCATTATTCCAAGGATTTGCTGCTATAGAAGATCGCTCTGATATGAATGCCACTTTTAAACTTGTTGACGGAGACCTAAAAGAAGCCTTTGATTCTATGTGGAATGAAGCAGGAATTAATGGTCTAAACGGTCACAGAAGTGTGGGAGGCTATCGAGCAAGTATATACAACGCATTAAGTTTAGACAGTGTAGCCGTACTGGTAGACGTAATGGGGGATTTAGAAAGAAAAGCATAA
- a CDS encoding DUF6787 family protein has product MKKLKDRWEIKKNWQLIFPFLGLVALLFCSYLLSKAFLSFFPSLLHTITYKSILYPLILLITYVLYRVTIYLFHKLEKKWKITYKWEMIAIFIVFAITGSVSAKISEPIISFLGIHKGNTNGWIYWPVRLLLIFPAYQILLLITGWLFGQFTFFWDFEKKMLRRMGFAKMLRD; this is encoded by the coding sequence ATGAAGAAACTAAAAGATCGGTGGGAAATCAAAAAAAACTGGCAATTAATTTTTCCCTTTTTAGGTCTGGTTGCCCTACTCTTTTGCTCTTATTTATTAAGCAAAGCTTTTTTGAGTTTTTTTCCTTCCTTATTACATACTATTACCTACAAGAGTATTTTATATCCTCTTATCTTATTAATTACATACGTGCTATATAGAGTAACCATATATCTATTTCATAAACTGGAAAAAAAATGGAAGATCACCTATAAATGGGAAATGATAGCCATCTTCATTGTGTTTGCAATTACGGGATCCGTTTCTGCAAAAATATCAGAGCCTATCATTTCTTTTTTAGGAATTCATAAAGGCAATACAAACGGTTGGATTTATTGGCCTGTACGGTTACTATTAATATTTCCCGCCTACCAAATATTACTTTTAATTACCGGGTGGCTATTCGGGCAATTCACATTTTTCTGGGACTTTGAAAAGAAAATGCTTCGAAGAATGGGATTTGCCAAGATGTTAAGAGATTAA
- a CDS encoding acyl-CoA reductase has protein sequence MILSERIAAFSKLSKFLNQFIHPDYTRDESVLLNHNFFDKMTELIHAASHHNGWFTPDNVIFSLSQWSKALQKEQLTNWISAYKLEEKPPKKIGLILAGNIPLVGFHDFLSVLISGNDAIIKLSSDDTKLLPFLASYLIAVEPRFKEKISFTEEKLQSFDAIIATGSNNTARYFEHYFNKVPNIIRKNRNSVAILTGKETPEQLNALGEDIFRYFGLGCRSVSKLFVPEGYDFDTFFKATFQYNDIINGAKYANNYDYNKAVYLMSNYTLLENGFLMLKEDSSYSSPIATLFYEKYKSLEELDKKLTADQDKIQCIVSADLDKKHIAFGQTQSPQLDDYADGVDVIEFLIKIQ, from the coding sequence ATGATTTTATCTGAGCGAATTGCTGCTTTTTCTAAGTTGAGTAAATTTTTAAATCAATTCATCCATCCCGATTATACAAGGGATGAAAGCGTTTTATTAAACCATAATTTTTTTGATAAAATGACCGAACTTATCCATGCGGCTAGCCATCATAATGGCTGGTTTACCCCTGATAATGTCATTTTTTCACTATCCCAATGGAGCAAAGCGCTTCAAAAAGAACAACTTACCAACTGGATTTCAGCATACAAACTCGAGGAAAAACCACCCAAAAAGATTGGACTTATATTAGCTGGAAATATTCCACTTGTCGGTTTTCATGATTTTTTATCTGTTTTGATCTCAGGAAATGATGCTATTATCAAACTCTCTTCTGATGACACCAAACTATTACCTTTTCTCGCTTCTTACTTAATCGCAGTGGAACCCAGATTCAAAGAAAAAATCAGTTTCACAGAAGAAAAACTACAATCTTTTGACGCTATTATTGCTACTGGTAGTAATAACACTGCCCGATATTTCGAACATTATTTTAATAAAGTTCCCAACATCATCAGAAAAAACAGAAATTCTGTTGCTATACTTACCGGAAAAGAAACTCCTGAACAATTAAATGCCTTAGGAGAAGATATTTTCCGCTATTTCGGTCTAGGTTGTAGGAGTGTTTCAAAATTATTTGTTCCCGAAGGATATGACTTTGATACTTTTTTCAAAGCTACTTTCCAGTATAATGATATAATAAACGGTGCAAAATATGCGAATAACTATGATTATAATAAAGCGGTGTACTTAATGAGCAATTATACCTTATTAGAGAATGGTTTCCTAATGCTCAAAGAAGATAGTAGTTACTCCTCTCCTATCGCAACCTTGTTTTATGAGAAGTATAAATCCTTAGAAGAGCTAGATAAAAAACTAACAGCAGATCAAGATAAAATCCAATGCATTGTAAGTGCCGATCTAGACAAAAAACACATTGCTTTTGGGCAAACTCAATCTCCCCAGCTTGATGATTATGCTGATGGGGTGGATGTTATTGAATTTTTGATAAAAATTCAGTAA
- a CDS encoding ABC transporter ATP-binding protein has translation MIKATDIHKYYGDLHVLKGVNLHIKESEIVSIVGASGAGKTTLLQILGTLDTPNRTTSSFLEISGSDITRLSKKQLSKFRNETLGFIFQFHQLLPEFTALENICIPAFIKNTPKAVAEKRAKELLHFLQLSHRSNHKPSALSGGEQQRVAVARALINNPRVVFADEPSGNLDSEAAENLHKLFFKLRDEFGQTFVIVTHNQELANMADRKLVMVDGKIST, from the coding sequence ATGATAAAAGCAACCGATATTCATAAATACTACGGAGATTTACATGTTTTGAAAGGTGTTAACCTTCATATCAAAGAAAGTGAAATCGTCTCAATTGTAGGTGCTTCCGGAGCAGGAAAAACTACATTACTGCAGATTTTGGGTACTTTGGACACTCCTAATCGTACAACAAGTTCCTTTCTGGAAATAAGCGGTTCGGATATTACCCGGCTTTCAAAAAAACAACTGTCTAAGTTCAGAAACGAAACCTTAGGGTTTATTTTTCAGTTTCATCAGTTGCTTCCAGAATTTACCGCTTTGGAAAATATATGTATCCCTGCATTTATAAAAAATACTCCAAAAGCAGTTGCAGAAAAAAGAGCAAAAGAATTATTGCATTTTTTGCAGCTATCCCACAGAAGTAATCATAAACCTAGCGCATTATCCGGGGGGGAGCAACAAAGAGTTGCTGTTGCCAGAGCATTAATAAATAACCCCAGAGTTGTTTTTGCTGATGAACCATCTGGAAATCTGGATAGTGAAGCAGCAGAAAACCTACACAAATTATTCTTTAAGCTTCGGGATGAATTCGGACAAACCTTCGTCATAGTTACTCACAACCAAGAACTTGCTAATATGGCAGATCGAAAATTGGTGATGGTAGATGGTAAAATCAGTACTTAA
- a CDS encoding 4Fe-4S dicluster domain-containing protein — protein sequence MAIIITDECINCGACEPECPNTAIYEGADDWRYSDGTELEGDVVLPGGKEVNSDESQEPISDEVYYIVPDKCTECKGFHEEPQCAAVCPVDCCVPDEDIEETEDFLLQKQAFMHKL from the coding sequence ATGGCAATTATTATTACGGATGAATGCATAAATTGCGGAGCATGTGAGCCTGAGTGCCCAAATACCGCTATTTATGAAGGTGCCGACGATTGGAGATATTCCGATGGTACCGAACTGGAAGGAGATGTAGTACTTCCGGGAGGAAAAGAAGTAAACTCTGATGAATCACAAGAACCAATAAGTGACGAAGTATATTATATCGTTCCGGATAAATGTACTGAATGTAAAGGGTTTCATGAAGAACCACAATGTGCAGCTGTATGCCCAGTGGATTGTTGCGTGCCTGATGAGGATATTGAAGAAACAGAAGATTTTTTATTACAGAAACAAGCGTTCATGCACAAATTGTAA
- a CDS encoding DUF937 domain-containing protein gives MSGILDLLNSPIGKQIISGVSNQTGQSTDKTSNLLSMAMPVLMGAMQRNASTPEGASGLLGALTGKHTGGILDNLGGLFDGGVDESVTNDGAGILGHILGSKQTAVENSLSQKSGIDAGSVGQILKVAAPILMGVLGKQASQNNVSDASGLSGLLGGMLGGGTGSKEQSLIETFLDADGDGSVLDDVAGMLLNSGKKKGGLGGLLGGLFGK, from the coding sequence ATGTCTGGAATTTTAGATTTATTAAATAGCCCTATTGGTAAGCAAATTATTAGTGGTGTTAGTAATCAAACAGGTCAGTCTACTGACAAAACAAGTAATTTATTAAGTATGGCTATGCCTGTATTAATGGGAGCAATGCAACGAAACGCATCTACTCCTGAGGGAGCCTCTGGTTTATTAGGAGCTCTTACAGGTAAGCATACCGGTGGAATTTTAGATAATTTAGGTGGTCTTTTTGATGGAGGTGTTGACGAAAGTGTAACAAACGATGGAGCAGGAATATTAGGACATATTTTAGGAAGTAAACAAACAGCTGTAGAAAACAGTCTAAGTCAGAAATCAGGTATCGACGCTGGTTCTGTCGGACAAATCCTGAAAGTAGCGGCTCCAATCTTAATGGGAGTACTAGGAAAGCAAGCTTCGCAAAACAATGTAAGTGATGCTAGTGGATTAAGTGGTTTACTTGGCGGAATGCTTGGTGGAGGAACTGGTTCTAAAGAGCAATCACTTATCGAAACATTCCTTGATGCAGATGGAGATGGAAGTGTGTTAGATGATGTAGCTGGTATGTTATTAAATAGTGGAAAGAAAAAAGGTGGTCTGGGAGGACTATTAGGAGGACTTTTTGGTAAATAA